AGCGATGCGGAATCGACGCCATGATGCGCGCAATATCGATCGATTCAATGTGTATAGAGCCTTGTCCGGCTTCCTGCACCGCGCCGCCCTCCCCTTTTCCCGTCGCATCAGAATTCGAACTCACGTTATTTTCCTAAACTCAATGGCCATAACTTGTCACGATATCTTAAGCTGTGACGTTGTGTGGCTGGAATGAACTGAAGGCAATCTAACAAAATCCGGTCGTCAGCGCTATATAGCGGGTTTTTCGGGGATTGGCGGGGCTGATCCGGCCTCTTTCTTTTCCATTTCCCTTTTTGTCGCTTTGCGCACCCATGCCACATTACGGAAAAATTCCCGGAACGGCATGGCGGGGCTCCCGATCATATCGGCACCCGCATCAACATCCGACATCACGCCGCATTGCGCCCCGATCCGGGCTTTGGCGCCGATTTTGATGTGGCCGATGAGACCGGCCTGGGCCGCGATCGTTACGAAATCACCAAGTTCTGTCGAACCGGAAATCCCCGCCTGGGAGACGACGATACAGCATTTACCGAGGATGGCATTGTGGCCAATCTGCACCAGATTATCAATGCGCGTCCCCGCACCGATGACGGTGTCACGCATTGAGCCACGATCAATCGTCGAGTTGGCGCCGATTTCAACGTCATCCTCAATAATTACGCGCCCGATCTGCGGAACAGCCTCAAAACCGGTCGGCCCGACCGCGAACCCGAAACCATCCTGGCCAATCCGCGCGCCAGGGTAAATGATGACGCGCTCACCAACGAGACTATATTCCAATGAGGCATGCGCACCGATGCGACTGTCATGCCCGATATGCACGCCCGCCCCGATGACACCATGCGCTGCGACGACGACATGATCGCCAAGCTTCGCGCCATGCTCAATGACGGCAAAGGGGCCGATTTCGA
This genomic stretch from Candidatus Kirkpatrickella diaphorinae harbors:
- the lpxD gene encoding UDP-3-O-(3-hydroxymyristoyl)glucosamine N-acyltransferase, whose product is MTLHDETGLPGDRRFFNRAGPFNISVLAEKAEAEIRPGADSPSGLALHGVAPLQAATAAEVSFLDNRRYLPLLTSTRAGAVIVTPAFADKVPPHCTALVTKNPYLAWARVATLFHPRRSVRPGIHPTACVAETAHLGRDVEIGPFAVIEHGAKLGDHVVVAAHGVIGAGVHIGHDSRIGAHASLEYSLVGERVIIYPGARIGQDGFGFAVGPTGFEAVPQIGRVIIEDDVEIGANSTIDRGSMRDTVIGAGTRIDNLVQIGHNAILGKCCIVVSQAGISGSTELGDFVTIAAQAGLIGHIKIGAKARIGAQCGVMSDVDAGADMIGSPAMPFREFFRNVAWVRKATKREMEKKEAGSAPPIPEKPAI